In one Halorubrum sp. CBA1229 genomic region, the following are encoded:
- a CDS encoding DUF555 domain-containing protein, with the protein MSNYEVAMEAAWLVRDVEETDDAIGVAVSEAGKRLNETDKQYVEVEPGVTGCPACGEPFDAAFLAANTALVGLLLEIDIFNADSEEHAERIAKSEVGGALRDVPLEVIEIIETEGDEDDDRDDE; encoded by the coding sequence ATGAGCAACTACGAAGTCGCGATGGAAGCCGCCTGGTTGGTCCGTGACGTCGAGGAGACCGACGACGCCATCGGCGTCGCGGTCAGCGAAGCCGGCAAGCGACTCAACGAGACGGACAAGCAGTACGTCGAGGTCGAGCCCGGCGTCACCGGCTGTCCGGCCTGCGGCGAGCCGTTCGACGCCGCGTTTCTCGCCGCGAACACGGCCTTGGTCGGGCTCCTCTTGGAGATCGACATCTTCAACGCCGACAGCGAGGAGCACGCGGAGCGGATCGCGAAGAGCGAGGTCGGCGGCGCGCTGCGAGACGTCCCCCTCGAGGTCATCGAGATCATCGAGACGGAGGGCGACGAGGACGACGACCGCGACGACGAGTGA